In Deltaproteobacteria bacterium, the following proteins share a genomic window:
- a CDS encoding 2-oxoacid:ferredoxin oxidoreductase subunit beta, whose amino-acid sequence MAEKIAGLTASRTRQDFVSSQDVRWCPGCGDYAILSQVQKVLAELNVPRENYVFVSGIGCSSRLPYYVNTYGFHSIHGRAPAVATGIKAYRPELSVWVATGDGDALSIGGNHLFHALRRNIDLKILLFNNRIYGLTKGQYSPTSEFGKKTKSSPAGVIDYPVNTLSFALGCEGTFVARTIDSDTRHLGEMIKRVGEHKGAAFLEIYQNCVIFNDEAFKEVTDRAVREETTILLEHGKPLIFGKNREKGIRLNGLELEVVTLGNGYTEKDLLVHDEKTADPSYAFLLSRMELPKFPIPIGVFRAVERPSYDHLLEEQIRQSTKAMGKGSLEKLLNSGETWTVT is encoded by the coding sequence ATGGCAGAAAAAATCGCTGGCTTGACCGCCAGCCGTACCAGACAGGATTTCGTCTCCAGCCAGGATGTTCGCTGGTGTCCGGGCTGTGGTGATTATGCGATTCTTTCACAAGTTCAAAAAGTACTCGCCGAGCTCAACGTACCACGTGAGAATTACGTTTTTGTCTCCGGAATCGGATGTTCCTCGCGACTTCCTTATTATGTGAACACCTATGGATTCCACTCGATTCACGGTCGTGCACCGGCCGTCGCTACGGGAATCAAGGCCTATCGACCGGAGCTTTCAGTCTGGGTTGCCACGGGAGACGGGGATGCGCTTTCCATTGGGGGCAACCACCTCTTTCATGCCCTTCGCAGGAACATCGACCTCAAGATTCTTCTCTTCAACAACCGGATTTACGGTTTGACCAAGGGACAATACTCCCCGACATCGGAGTTTGGTAAGAAGACAAAGTCCTCCCCAGCGGGGGTTATCGATTATCCGGTCAATACCCTCTCCTTCGCCTTGGGCTGTGAAGGGACGTTTGTGGCAAGGACCATTGACAGTGACACCAGGCACCTCGGGGAAATGATCAAGAGGGTGGGCGAGCACAAGGGTGCGGCTTTTCTGGAGATCTACCAGAATTGTGTTATTTTCAACGATGAGGCGTTTAAAGAGGTGACGGATCGCGCAGTTCGTGAAGAGACGACAATTCTCTTGGAGCACGGAAAACCGCTTATTTTTGGTAAAAATCGCGAGAAGGGGATCCGCTTGAACGGGCTTGAACTGGAAGTTGTCACCTTAGGCAACGGTTATACAGAGAAAGATCTCCTGGTTCATGATGAGAAAACCGCTGATCCCTCTTACGCCTTTCTGTTGTCACGCATGGAGTTGCCAAAATTTCCGATACCAATCGGTGTTTTCAGGGCTGTCGAACGCCCCTCTTACGACCATCTTCTCGAGGAGCAGATTCGTCAAAGTACCAAGGCGATGGGGAAGGGAAGTCTTGAAAAACTCCTGAATTCAGGGGAGACCTGGACGGTTACATGA
- a CDS encoding isocitrate dehydrogenase (NAD(+)), whose protein sequence is MTYRISLIVGDGIGPEIVAATREILEATGVRIIWEEVSAGQKGIEKANHPLPEKTLRSIRKNRIALKGPLATPIATGFPSVNVLLRKQLKLYANVRPAKSLEGIRSRFHDVDLVILRENTEDLYSGIEHIVAPGVVESIKVITRKASLRIAEFAFQYAKKQGRKRITAVHKANIMKLSDGLFLDCARKVAKANPRIKYDEIIVDNACQQLVLRPQQFDILLLENLYGDIVSDLAAGLVGGLGVVPAANIGEKGAIFEAVHGTAPDIAGKNKANPTALILSGAMMLDYLGEHRPAHKIRRAVNKVLKTGRVLTADLGGTARTTEFAHAIIKAL, encoded by the coding sequence ATGACTTACCGGATCTCCCTTATTGTTGGTGACGGCATAGGCCCCGAAATTGTCGCGGCGACGCGTGAGATTCTTGAGGCGACTGGGGTCAGGATCATCTGGGAAGAGGTGAGCGCCGGCCAAAAGGGGATAGAAAAAGCGAATCATCCACTCCCGGAAAAGACGCTCCGGTCGATCCGCAAAAACAGGATCGCCCTTAAAGGACCCTTGGCGACGCCGATTGCCACAGGCTTCCCGAGTGTCAATGTCCTGCTCCGAAAACAACTCAAACTCTACGCCAACGTAAGGCCGGCAAAGAGCCTGGAGGGTATCCGGAGCCGATTTCACGACGTCGATCTCGTCATCCTTCGTGAGAACACGGAGGATCTCTATTCCGGCATTGAGCATATCGTGGCGCCGGGCGTTGTCGAATCGATCAAGGTGATCACACGAAAAGCCTCCCTCCGGATTGCAGAGTTTGCCTTTCAGTATGCAAAGAAACAGGGTCGCAAGAGGATAACGGCGGTTCACAAGGCCAATATTATGAAGCTCTCCGACGGGCTTTTTTTGGACTGCGCACGAAAAGTGGCCAAGGCAAATCCAAGGATCAAATATGATGAGATTATCGTCGACAACGCCTGCCAGCAACTGGTTTTAAGACCCCAGCAGTTTGACATTCTTCTTCTGGAAAATTTGTACGGTGATATTGTCTCGGATCTGGCCGCCGGGCTTGTCGGAGGATTGGGGGTCGTGCCAGCCGCCAACATCGGTGAAAAGGGGGCGATTTTCGAGGCCGTTCATGGAACGGCACCGGATATCGCCGGCAAGAACAAGGCCAATCCGACGGCACTGATCTTAAGCGGCGCGATGATGCTCGATTATCTGGGAGAACACCGACCTGCTCACAAGATACGCCGGGCCGTCAACAAAGTTCTCAAAACCGGGAGGGTCCTCACAGCGGATTTGGGGGGAACGGCCCGCACAACCGAATTTGCACACGCCATCATCAAGGCACTCTGA
- a CDS encoding CBS domain-containing protein: MKCPYCGSVNMAGSDDCEYCQGNLSSLDGVLLTKNRIKKILMEDPVSHLEPKAATVVAPTLSVKEAISLMNRKKVSCLLVGETTNIHGILTERDILFKVIAKKRRPEDVSVSEVMTGSPVTLEEEDSLACAVNKMSLGGYRHLPILGKGKPVGVISIQDLLKHLASFL, encoded by the coding sequence ATGAAGTGTCCTTACTGTGGTTCTGTCAATATGGCCGGTTCTGATGATTGTGAATATTGTCAGGGAAATCTTTCATCACTGGACGGTGTTTTACTCACAAAAAACAGAATCAAGAAAATACTGATGGAGGATCCTGTCTCCCATCTTGAGCCGAAGGCAGCGACCGTCGTTGCACCGACCTTGTCTGTCAAGGAGGCGATAAGCCTTATGAACAGGAAAAAGGTCAGTTGCCTGCTTGTCGGAGAGACCACCAATATCCATGGAATATTGACAGAGAGGGACATCCTCTTCAAGGTGATTGCCAAGAAGAGGCGACCGGAGGATGTTTCTGTGAGTGAGGTGATGACGGGATCTCCCGTAACTTTGGAGGAGGAAGACTCTCTGGCCTGTGCGGTGAACAAAATGTCGCTTGGCGGTTACCGCCATCTTCCTATTCTGGGAAAAGGAAAGCCGGTTGGGGTTATCTCTATCCAGGACCTCCTGAAACACCTTGCTTCTTTCTTGTAG
- a CDS encoding CBS domain-containing protein, giving the protein MAKDLGKVLKETKIQSLSLRKPLCVKGDVTIEKVISLMEQQRTGSALIEEHEKPVGIFTEQDLLKRVIEPVLSLKTAVQEVMTPAPKTLKFDDSVADAIKVMSEGGYRHIPLVDHHGKIQGILSVRELIRHLAEHFPHEVYNLPPDIHQVQRAPDGA; this is encoded by the coding sequence ATGGCAAAAGACCTTGGTAAAGTTTTAAAAGAGACAAAAATCCAGTCGCTCAGCCTGAGGAAGCCCCTCTGCGTAAAGGGAGATGTTACGATTGAAAAGGTGATTTCCCTTATGGAGCAGCAAAGGACCGGTAGTGCATTGATAGAAGAGCATGAAAAACCGGTCGGTATTTTTACTGAACAGGATCTCTTGAAGAGGGTGATTGAGCCGGTTTTAAGTCTCAAGACGGCAGTTCAAGAGGTGATGACCCCGGCCCCCAAGACCTTAAAATTTGACGATTCCGTAGCTGATGCAATCAAGGTGATGAGTGAGGGGGGGTACCGTCATATCCCACTTGTCGATCATCATGGGAAGATTCAGGGAATTCTATCGGTTCGGGAACTGATCCGGCATCTTGCGGAACATTTTCCGCATGAGGTTTATAATTTACCGCCTGATATCCATCAGGTTCAACGTGCACCTGATGGGGCCTAA
- a CDS encoding beta-lactamase family protein, with amino-acid sequence MPRFEEEIYQVTESHKIPGVSLLVARGEEILYQNQFGLASLLPLKTPLQSHHLFDIASLTKPVVTTTLLLLKRKTDRLSLDTPLVKQLPELSEGEKERITLRHLLKHTSGLPAWKAFYEEIRLSHPDLWGKRDCGQIYLDKISHESLEVPIAYRRIYSDLGFILLGLYLERLQGKPLDQLFSECVASPLGLSQTRFISNEAPPIDRTLFVSTENSPVRQKILQGEVHDENAYCLGGVAGHAGLFSNSLDLHRFLYEIEKGYHGQSEFFPQEDLHEFIGPKVKIKLGWDTPEGENSQAGIHFSRNSIGHLGYTGCSFWIDLDRKFHIILLTNRVHPSSQDETIKTFRPRLHNLIYEELILPCLPKEST; translated from the coding sequence ATGCCGCGCTTTGAAGAAGAGATTTATCAGGTCACCGAATCCCATAAAATACCGGGGGTCTCGCTGCTTGTGGCCCGAGGAGAGGAGATCCTCTATCAGAATCAGTTTGGCCTTGCCTCCCTGCTGCCCCTCAAGACTCCGCTTCAATCCCATCACCTGTTTGACATCGCCTCACTGACGAAGCCGGTCGTGACAACAACCCTCCTGTTGTTGAAAAGGAAGACCGATCGATTGAGCCTTGATACACCGCTTGTGAAACAGTTGCCTGAGTTGAGCGAAGGAGAAAAAGAGAGGATCACGCTACGTCACCTGCTCAAACATACGTCGGGTCTTCCTGCCTGGAAGGCCTTCTATGAGGAGATACGCCTCAGCCATCCTGATCTCTGGGGGAAGCGGGATTGTGGTCAGATCTACCTTGACAAGATTTCCCACGAATCCCTCGAGGTGCCGATCGCTTATCGGAGGATTTACAGCGACTTGGGATTTATCCTCCTGGGTCTTTATCTGGAACGTCTCCAAGGAAAACCGCTTGATCAGCTTTTTTCTGAGTGTGTCGCCTCTCCTTTGGGGCTTTCCCAGACCCGCTTTATCTCCAACGAGGCCCCACCGATCGATCGAACCCTCTTTGTCTCAACAGAAAACTCTCCGGTTCGTCAAAAAATTCTCCAAGGAGAGGTCCACGATGAAAATGCCTACTGTCTCGGGGGGGTTGCCGGTCATGCCGGTCTTTTCTCAAACAGCCTGGACCTGCACCGGTTTCTGTACGAAATTGAGAAGGGATATCACGGTCAGAGTGAATTTTTTCCGCAGGAAGACCTTCATGAGTTTATCGGACCCAAGGTAAAAATAAAATTGGGATGGGACACCCCCGAAGGGGAGAACTCGCAGGCCGGAATACATTTTTCGAGAAATTCCATAGGTCACCTCGGTTATACCGGCTGCTCTTTTTGGATTGATCTGGACCGGAAGTTTCATATTATCCTTCTGACAAATCGTGTTCATCCTTCTTCTCAGGACGAAACGATCAAGACGTTCCGCCCTCGCCTCCACAATCTTATCTATGAGGAGCTGATTTTGCCATGTCTCCCAAAAGAATCCACTTAA
- a CDS encoding NADH-quinone oxidoreductase subunit I: MEAKVKVLYQRPMTFWERSYLFPIVTGLWTTLKHLLKNLLRIEKIATYEYPEQPKPIPDGYRAEHRLMKRPDESVRCTACMLCATACPADCIEIVAAENPDPKIEKYPVVYNINLLRCVFCGLCVEACPCDAVRMDTKKVDMAGYSREEFILDIDYLLNNHPNGMDSHSIAP; encoded by the coding sequence ATGGAAGCAAAAGTAAAGGTCCTTTACCAGAGACCGATGACGTTCTGGGAGAGAAGCTATCTTTTCCCCATCGTAACGGGTCTTTGGACCACCTTGAAGCATCTACTCAAAAACCTCCTGCGGATTGAAAAGATAGCAACCTATGAGTATCCCGAACAACCCAAGCCGATTCCAGATGGGTATCGTGCAGAACATCGGCTCATGAAACGTCCGGATGAATCGGTTCGTTGCACTGCCTGCATGCTCTGTGCCACTGCCTGCCCGGCTGACTGTATTGAGATTGTTGCCGCCGAAAACCCGGACCCAAAAATTGAAAAGTACCCTGTTGTTTACAATATCAACCTCCTCCGTTGCGTCTTTTGTGGACTCTGCGTCGAGGCCTGTCCTTGCGATGCAGTCCGGATGGATACCAAAAAGGTGGACATGGCGGGGTACAGCCGGGAGGAATTTATCTTGGATATCGATTACCTTTTAAATAATCATCCGAACGGGATGGACTCCCACTCGATTGCTCCTTAA
- a CDS encoding LD-carboxypeptidase — protein sequence MGKIRPLKKGSLIGIAAPASPFDRRKFRQAIQNLCHLGFRTTFQNGIFSKKQYLAGDDKRRSREINRLLNNPRVEAILFARGGYGSVRLLPLLPKKISNFKVIMGLSDLTILLGYLWKRYRLPTLYGPLVAPHLKDHRYADKVLRVLSEPDFFKRQSLAGTLLIRPGRSRGRLVGGCLSLVVSSLATPYEVDTCNTLLFLEDTEEEPYAVDRMVTQLIQAGKLRMVKGIILGSFCWKKRPFPKEILEVFRDRLGNFQGPVLWGVPFGHLRHPSIIPYGGVGRIEGRKLFIEKGIF from the coding sequence TTGGGGAAGATAAGACCACTTAAAAAAGGATCTCTGATCGGGATAGCCGCTCCCGCCTCGCCGTTCGATCGCAGAAAGTTCAGGCAGGCGATTCAAAATCTCTGCCACCTCGGGTTTCGAACGACGTTTCAGAACGGAATTTTTTCAAAAAAACAATATTTAGCGGGTGATGACAAAAGGCGGTCCCGGGAGATCAATCGGTTGCTGAACAACCCCCGTGTTGAGGCGATTTTATTTGCTCGAGGTGGTTATGGTTCCGTACGACTGCTCCCTCTCCTTCCAAAAAAGATTTCAAATTTTAAGGTCATTATGGGCCTCAGTGACCTCACCATCCTTCTGGGGTATCTTTGGAAAAGGTATCGCCTTCCGACCCTCTATGGGCCTCTTGTTGCACCCCACTTGAAGGATCATCGCTATGCCGACAAGGTTCTCCGCGTCTTGAGTGAGCCCGATTTTTTTAAGCGGCAGTCTCTGGCCGGAACGCTTCTGATTCGTCCCGGTCGATCGAGAGGCCGTCTTGTAGGAGGTTGTCTCTCTCTTGTCGTCTCGTCGCTTGCGACTCCGTATGAGGTCGATACTTGTAACACCCTGCTGTTTCTTGAGGATACCGAGGAGGAGCCTTACGCCGTCGACCGGATGGTGACCCAGTTGATTCAGGCCGGAAAATTGCGAATGGTCAAGGGGATTATCCTTGGCAGTTTTTGTTGGAAGAAGAGGCCCTTCCCGAAGGAAATTCTGGAGGTCTTTCGAGACCGCCTTGGAAACTTTCAAGGGCCTGTCCTCTGGGGGGTTCCATTTGGGCACCTCAGGCATCCTTCTATTATTCCGTACGGAGGTGTCGGTCGGATTGAGGGAAGAAAATTATTTATTGAAAAGGGGATTTTTTAG
- a CDS encoding 2-oxoacid:acceptor oxidoreductase subunit alpha, with the protein MKELEEKESVVIRFAGDSGDGMQLTGTQFTSTAAVIGNDLATLPDYPAEIRAPAGSLAGVSGFQLNFSSKDIRTPGDAPDVLVAMNPAALKANIRDLKEGGMLILNEDAFTPQGLKKANYTSNPLEDDSLTKYELYKLPITTLTVNALHDTGLTKKEIDRCKNFFALGLMFWLYDRPLDVTIDWISTKFKNKPVMIDANVKALKGGFHYGETAEIFKRHYHVAKAKLPPGRYRNITGNEASALGFIAAAERAGKPLFYASYPITPASDILHELSRHKNFGVRTFQAEDEIAAMGAAIGASFAGAVSLTGSSGPGIALKSEGMNLAVMTELPMVIVDVQRGGPSTGLPTKTEQADLLQVIFGRNSESPLPVVAPSTPSDCFAMAIEAFRIALKYMTPVIYLSDGYLGNGSEPWLLPSIDSLPNLEVRHPTADGPKFYPYQRDPKTLARPWAVPGTAGLEHRIGGLEKENVTGNVSYDPKNHELMCQLRAEKIARIADDIPEAKAVGCQRGDLLLVGWGGTFGAISSAAEELQREGYSVAHLHLKHLNPFPRNLGEVLSRFETVIAAELNFGQLAFLLRGKYLFDVKSLSKVQGQPFTIAEIVQGVKRFLKTEEVRSWQKKSLA; encoded by the coding sequence ATGAAGGAGCTTGAGGAAAAAGAGAGCGTCGTCATCCGGTTTGCCGGTGATTCCGGTGACGGGATGCAGCTTACGGGAACCCAGTTTACGAGCACAGCGGCAGTGATTGGCAACGATCTGGCGACCCTTCCGGATTACCCTGCAGAGATCAGGGCCCCCGCCGGCAGCCTTGCCGGTGTCTCCGGTTTTCAGCTTAACTTTTCGTCAAAGGATATTCGTACACCGGGGGATGCACCCGATGTCCTGGTTGCGATGAATCCGGCCGCCCTCAAGGCGAACATTCGGGATTTAAAAGAGGGGGGGATGTTGATTCTCAATGAGGATGCCTTCACACCCCAGGGATTGAAGAAGGCGAACTATACCTCCAATCCCCTGGAGGATGATTCCCTCACGAAATACGAGCTCTACAAATTACCGATTACCACGCTGACCGTTAATGCCCTGCATGATACCGGGTTGACCAAGAAAGAGATCGATCGATGCAAAAACTTTTTTGCATTGGGTCTGATGTTTTGGCTCTATGACCGGCCGCTGGACGTGACAATCGACTGGATTAGCACCAAGTTCAAAAATAAGCCGGTTATGATTGATGCGAACGTCAAGGCCCTCAAGGGTGGGTTTCACTATGGAGAGACAGCCGAGATCTTCAAGAGGCATTACCATGTTGCCAAAGCAAAACTGCCGCCGGGGCGGTATCGCAATATCACCGGTAACGAGGCAAGTGCGTTGGGTTTTATTGCAGCAGCGGAGAGGGCCGGCAAACCGCTTTTTTACGCCAGCTATCCGATTACCCCTGCGTCCGATATCCTCCACGAATTATCACGACACAAAAATTTTGGGGTAAGGACCTTTCAGGCAGAGGATGAGATTGCAGCGATGGGGGCTGCGATTGGGGCCTCCTTTGCCGGGGCCGTCTCTCTGACAGGCTCGAGCGGACCCGGAATTGCCTTGAAGAGTGAGGGAATGAACCTTGCCGTGATGACGGAACTGCCGATGGTGATTGTTGATGTCCAGAGAGGGGGGCCGTCGACCGGTTTGCCGACAAAGACGGAACAGGCGGATCTGTTGCAGGTGATTTTTGGGCGCAATTCGGAGAGTCCTCTGCCCGTTGTTGCCCCCTCCACTCCCTCGGACTGTTTTGCTATGGCGATTGAGGCGTTTCGCATTGCCTTGAAGTATATGACCCCTGTTATTTATCTCTCGGATGGGTATCTGGGAAACGGTTCGGAGCCATGGTTGCTCCCTTCTATTGACAGTCTGCCAAATCTTGAGGTTCGGCATCCAACGGCCGACGGGCCAAAATTTTATCCCTATCAACGGGATCCGAAGACATTGGCTCGCCCTTGGGCGGTTCCGGGAACTGCCGGTCTTGAGCATCGAATCGGTGGTTTGGAAAAAGAAAATGTCACGGGCAACGTCAGTTATGATCCGAAGAATCATGAACTGATGTGTCAACTTCGTGCTGAAAAGATAGCCCGTATTGCCGATGATATCCCCGAGGCGAAAGCCGTCGGCTGCCAACGCGGGGATCTCCTTCTTGTGGGATGGGGCGGAACCTTCGGGGCGATCTCTTCTGCCGCAGAAGAGTTGCAGAGGGAGGGTTATTCCGTTGCCCATCTCCATTTAAAGCACTTAAATCCATTTCCCAGGAATCTGGGAGAGGTCCTGTCCCGGTTTGAGACGGTGATTGCGGCAGAACTCAACTTCGGTCAGTTGGCATTTCTTTTGAGAGGTAAATATCTCTTTGACGTCAAATCGCTCTCGAAGGTCCAGGGGCAACCGTTCACCATTGCTGAAATTGTCCAGGGGGTGAAGCGTTTCCTGAAAACAGAAGAGGTTCGATCATGGCAGAAAAAATCGCTGGCTTGA
- a CDS encoding phosphatase PAP2 family protein: protein MKRRLAGILLLLLFSRSLWAGKKEDYKERSDIAEQWFFHELPRHIGNDLKETFWNQWHLLGIAAGTGLTLGIHQKDPEIQAEFHPRDILGSANDLFNILGNGLVLGGGALVATTTFKLLEMPRATWTAGTMLEALTLTYAFTYPLKLMTQRERPDGSNSYSFPSAHASGSFALATVAESFYGPWIGIPSYLLATLISLSRLDSNKHVASDVMAGALLGTVVGLGTARFHKEERKDFFVAPNLSASGGGIQIGRLF from the coding sequence ATGAAGAGGCGTTTGGCGGGTATTCTCCTGCTTCTTTTATTCTCTCGGTCCCTATGGGCCGGCAAAAAAGAGGATTACAAAGAACGTTCCGATATTGCCGAGCAATGGTTTTTTCACGAATTGCCCCGTCACATAGGAAATGATCTAAAAGAGACTTTTTGGAATCAATGGCACCTTTTGGGCATTGCTGCAGGGACGGGGCTGACCCTTGGAATTCACCAAAAAGATCCGGAGATCCAGGCGGAGTTTCATCCTCGTGATATTCTGGGCAGTGCGAACGATCTTTTTAACATCTTGGGAAACGGTCTTGTACTGGGGGGAGGTGCCTTGGTGGCGACAACCACCTTTAAACTCCTGGAGATGCCGAGGGCGACCTGGACGGCCGGAACGATGCTCGAGGCACTCACATTGACCTATGCCTTTACTTACCCCTTAAAGCTCATGACTCAACGGGAGAGGCCGGATGGTTCTAACAGTTACTCGTTTCCATCGGCGCATGCCTCCGGCTCCTTCGCCCTGGCCACGGTGGCGGAGTCTTTCTATGGTCCGTGGATCGGCATCCCCTCCTATCTTCTCGCGACATTGATTTCGCTCTCCAGGCTTGATAGCAACAAGCATGTCGCCTCAGATGTCATGGCAGGGGCCCTTTTAGGCACGGTTGTTGGGCTTGGTACGGCTCGATTTCACAAGGAGGAGAGAAAGGATTTTTTTGTTGCACCCAACCTGTCGGCATCAGGTGGAGGGATTCAGATTGGGAGGCTTTTCTAA
- the gltX gene encoding glutamate--tRNA ligase has product MSDGPRVRFAPSPTGHLHIGGARTAIFNWLYARKEKGVFILRIEDTDRERSTSEYVRSIMEGLEWLGLDWDEGPYHQIDRMEIYKSHVDKLLAEGNAYRCYCTTEELEQRRKSALAKGEKPKYDGRCRDADPNQKRPYCIRFKTTQTGETVVHDLVHGDVTFQNAELDDLVIQRTDGIPTYNLCVIIDDALMRITHVIRGDDHLNNTPRQIQLYQAFEYPLPLFAHLPMILGADRTRLSKRHGATSVLAYKEMGHLADALINFLARLGWSHGDQEIFTRDELVEKFSLGNIGKSGGVFNMEKLAWLNSHYIKTTDPKTLAALLIPFLEREGHQVIVGEMLERSIQLCRDRARTLIELAHLVLPYLAEEITVEEKALPHLANKGLLREIRGFLSLQEDFHESALKGAFERLTAEKKISLKEVAQPLRVALTGSTVSPGIFEVMTLLGQEKVLRRLDKVLA; this is encoded by the coding sequence ATGTCAGACGGCCCACGTGTCAGATTTGCCCCCTCTCCCACCGGTCATCTCCATATTGGTGGAGCTCGGACGGCGATCTTCAACTGGCTCTATGCGCGGAAGGAAAAGGGGGTCTTTATCCTCCGCATAGAAGATACCGATCGGGAGCGATCGACGTCAGAATACGTCCGTTCGATCATGGAAGGGCTTGAATGGCTCGGGCTTGATTGGGATGAGGGGCCTTACCACCAGATCGACCGGATGGAGATTTACAAGTCGCATGTCGACAAGCTCCTGGCGGAGGGGAACGCTTATCGATGTTATTGCACCACTGAGGAATTGGAGCAGAGACGGAAATCTGCCTTGGCGAAGGGGGAAAAACCAAAATACGATGGTCGTTGCCGCGATGCCGATCCGAACCAGAAGCGGCCGTACTGCATCCGTTTTAAGACAACTCAGACGGGTGAAACCGTTGTCCACGATCTGGTCCATGGAGATGTCACGTTTCAAAATGCGGAACTCGATGATCTTGTGATTCAGCGCACTGACGGAATTCCAACCTACAATCTCTGCGTTATTATTGATGATGCCTTGATGAGGATTACCCATGTTATCCGCGGGGACGACCATTTGAATAACACCCCTCGCCAGATACAACTTTATCAGGCGTTCGAATATCCCCTTCCCCTATTCGCCCATCTTCCGATGATTCTTGGGGCCGACCGGACACGGCTTTCAAAACGGCACGGGGCAACCTCCGTTTTAGCCTACAAGGAGATGGGGCATCTTGCGGATGCCCTGATCAACTTTCTTGCACGACTTGGGTGGTCCCATGGAGATCAGGAGATCTTCACGCGTGACGAACTGGTTGAAAAATTCTCACTGGGTAATATCGGAAAATCGGGGGGCGTCTTCAATATGGAGAAGCTCGCCTGGCTTAACAGTCATTATATAAAGACGACCGATCCAAAGACATTGGCCGCCCTGCTGATCCCGTTTTTGGAGAGGGAGGGACATCAGGTGATAGTGGGGGAGATGCTGGAGCGGTCGATTCAGCTCTGTCGCGATCGGGCCAGGACATTGATCGAGCTGGCCCATCTTGTCCTTCCCTATCTGGCCGAAGAGATTACCGTGGAGGAGAAGGCACTGCCTCATTTAGCGAATAAGGGACTCCTCCGGGAGATCCGAGGGTTTCTCTCGTTGCAGGAGGACTTTCACGAGTCGGCCCTCAAAGGCGCCTTTGAACGACTCACAGCAGAGAAGAAAATTTCCTTGAAAGAAGTTGCCCAACCACTACGGGTTGCCCTGACCGGTTCGACCGTTTCTCCCGGTATCTTTGAGGTGATGACCCTGCTCGGTCAAGAGAAGGTTTTGAGGAGACTTGATAAGGTTTTGGCATGA